One Cervus canadensis isolate Bull #8, Minnesota chromosome 13, ASM1932006v1, whole genome shotgun sequence DNA segment encodes these proteins:
- the VAMP3 gene encoding vesicle-associated membrane protein 3, which translates to MTTSAPAGSSAAAGSSRRLQQTQNQVDEVVDIMRVNVDKVLERDQKLSELDDRADALQAGASQFETSAAKLKRKYWWKNCKMWAIGISVVVIIIIIIIVWSISS; encoded by the exons AT GACTACAAGTGCACCGGCAGGTTCAAGCGCTGCCGCTGGCAGTAGTAGAAGACTTCAGCAGACACAAAATCAAGTGGATGAG GTGGTGGACATCATGAGAGTCAATGTGGATAAAGTGTTGGAAAGAGACCAGAAGCTCTCTGAGTTGGATGACCGTGCAGATGCGCTGCAGGCAGGAGCCTCCCAATTTGAAACAAGTGCTGCCAAGTTGAAGAGAAAATACTGGTGGAAGAATTGCAAG ATGTGGGCGATAGGAATCAGCGTTGtggtcatcatcatcattatcatcatcg TGTGGAGTATCTCTTCCTGA